One segment of Mycolicibacterium neworleansense DNA contains the following:
- a CDS encoding PDR/VanB family oxidoreductase, producing the protein MGSELPADGIAVAVRQLRWEADGVVSVQLQPRSGGPLPPWDPGAHIDLVLPTGIRRQYSLCGPIGERSYYRIGVRRERASRGGSEYVHAFLRPGQQLTVAGLRNTFELRRATSYVFVAGGIGITPILPMIRQAETWGVDWELLYAGHTASSMPFSDELRGYGPRVRFYASDADGRIPLSEHFAQVQPGVKVYACGPSALLSAVQDATAHWPADSLHLERFKPRKLVASAADKPVEVVCAASGKTVNVEAGQSILAALDRAGVSVPSSCRSGICGACETAVVDGVPDHRDDILSESERAANDRMYICVSRARTPRLVLDV; encoded by the coding sequence GTGGGAAGCGAACTGCCAGCCGACGGGATCGCCGTCGCCGTCCGCCAGCTCCGATGGGAGGCCGATGGCGTGGTGTCCGTGCAACTGCAGCCGCGGTCCGGCGGGCCACTTCCGCCCTGGGACCCCGGCGCACACATCGACCTGGTCCTGCCGACCGGTATCCGACGCCAGTACTCGTTGTGCGGGCCGATCGGTGAACGGTCGTACTACCGCATCGGGGTGCGGCGCGAACGCGCCAGCCGCGGCGGTTCCGAGTATGTGCACGCGTTTCTGCGTCCAGGGCAACAACTTACGGTTGCCGGACTGCGGAACACCTTTGAGCTGCGTCGGGCCACTTCCTATGTGTTCGTGGCCGGCGGCATCGGAATCACCCCCATCCTTCCGATGATCCGTCAGGCCGAAACCTGGGGCGTGGACTGGGAACTGCTCTACGCCGGGCACACCGCAAGCTCGATGCCGTTCTCGGACGAACTCCGCGGGTACGGACCGCGGGTGCGCTTCTATGCCTCTGACGCCGACGGCCGCATCCCCCTCAGTGAGCATTTCGCCCAAGTGCAGCCCGGGGTGAAGGTCTATGCGTGCGGGCCCTCGGCGCTGCTGTCGGCAGTGCAGGACGCCACCGCACATTGGCCGGCCGACAGCCTGCATCTCGAGCGCTTCAAACCGCGCAAACTGGTAGCCTCCGCCGCCGACAAGCCGGTCGAGGTGGTGTGCGCGGCATCGGGCAAGACGGTCAACGTCGAAGCGGGCCAGAGCATTCTCGCCGCGCTCGACCGCGCCGGGGTCAGCGTGCCGTCGTCGTGCCGATCGGGGATCTGCGGTGCGTGCGAGACGGCCGTAGTCGACGGTGTACCCGACCATCGCGACGACATCCTCTCCGAGTCCGAGCGGGCCGCCAACGACCGCATGTACATCTGCGTCTCCCGGGCCCGAACTCCGCGGCTCGTCCTCGACGTCTAG
- a CDS encoding zinc-dependent dehydrogenase: protein MKALRYYAPEDVRLEDVPEPQCGPDEVKIRVRNCSTCGTDVKILHNGHQNLTPPRTIGHEIAGDIVEVGAQVNTANGTDWAEGDRVQVIAAVPCGECHECRKGWMAVCQNQTSMGYQYDGGFAEYMIVPRQVLKVDGLNRIPDNVSYDEASAAEPFACAINAQDLLGIEEGDTVVVFGAGPIGCMHIRIARGVHNCGPVYLVDVNESRLKMSADAVHPDEVINASEVDVVEKVMELTGGRGADVVITATAANVTQEQAIAMAARNGRISFFGGLPKTNPTITCDSNVVHYRQLHIHGANGSAPEHNKRALQYISTGQVPVKDLITRHIPLGDVLDAFSIVQNGEAIKVTVEPAAAAAAV from the coding sequence ATGAAAGCCCTGCGCTACTACGCCCCCGAGGATGTTCGACTGGAGGATGTACCGGAGCCGCAGTGCGGCCCCGACGAGGTGAAGATCCGAGTGCGCAACTGCTCCACCTGCGGCACCGACGTCAAGATCCTGCACAACGGGCACCAGAACCTGACCCCACCGCGCACCATCGGCCATGAGATCGCCGGTGACATCGTGGAGGTGGGTGCCCAGGTAAACACCGCGAACGGCACCGATTGGGCCGAGGGCGACCGGGTTCAGGTGATCGCGGCAGTCCCGTGCGGTGAATGCCACGAATGCCGCAAGGGTTGGATGGCCGTGTGCCAGAACCAGACATCGATGGGCTACCAGTACGACGGCGGGTTCGCCGAGTACATGATCGTTCCGCGCCAGGTGCTCAAAGTCGATGGCCTGAACCGGATTCCGGACAACGTCAGCTATGACGAGGCGTCGGCGGCCGAACCGTTCGCATGCGCGATCAACGCACAAGATCTGCTCGGTATCGAAGAGGGGGACACCGTCGTGGTGTTCGGTGCCGGCCCCATCGGCTGTATGCACATCCGCATCGCCCGCGGTGTACACAACTGTGGCCCGGTCTATCTCGTCGACGTGAACGAAAGCCGGCTGAAGATGTCCGCCGACGCCGTGCATCCCGACGAGGTGATCAACGCCTCGGAGGTCGATGTCGTCGAGAAGGTGATGGAACTGACCGGCGGCCGCGGCGCCGACGTCGTCATCACCGCCACCGCTGCCAACGTCACGCAGGAACAGGCCATTGCGATGGCGGCCCGAAACGGGCGCATCTCGTTCTTCGGGGGGCTGCCCAAGACCAATCCGACCATCACGTGTGATTCGAATGTGGTGCACTACCGCCAGCTGCACATCCACGGCGCCAACGGTTCCGCTCCGGAGCACAACAAGCGTGCGCTGCAGTACATTTCGACCGGTCAGGTGCCGGTGAAGGATCTCATCACGCGCCACATCCCGCTCGGCGACGTGCTCGACGCATTCTCGATCGTGCAGAACGGTGAGGCCATCAAGGTGACGGTCGAACCTGCCGCTGCCGCAGCAGCGGTCTGA
- a CDS encoding glutamate decarboxylase: MSHKHRHTPHISPAYTGRLAMSPVPSLRLPDKSMEPAAAYRFIHDELMLDGSSRLNLATFVTTWMDPEAEKLMAETFDKNMIDKDEYPATAAIEARCVSMVADLFHAEGLSDEDASAACGVSTIGSSEAVMLGGLAMKWRWREKVGKDWKGRTPNLVMGSNVQVVWEKFCRYFDVEPRYLPMEEGRYVITPEQVLDAVDEDTIGVVAILGTTYTGELEPIAEICAALDQLVLDKGLDIPVHVDAASGGFVVPFLHPDLEWDFRLPRVVSINVSGHKYGLTYPGIGFVVWRSKEYLPEDLVFRVNYLGGDMPTFTLNFSRPGNQVVGQYYNFLRLGRAGYTQVMQCLSQTARWLGDELRDSEHFELITDGSAIPVVSFRLKGNPGYTEFDVSEGLRSFGWQVPAYTMPEGATDVVVLRVVVREGFSADLARALKEDTITVLGRLDALKPRGAFDDLQPFAH; the protein is encoded by the coding sequence ATGTCGCACAAGCACCGTCACACCCCGCACATCTCGCCGGCGTACACCGGCAGGCTGGCGATGTCACCGGTCCCGTCACTGCGCCTGCCCGACAAGTCGATGGAACCCGCTGCGGCGTACCGCTTCATCCACGACGAGCTGATGCTCGACGGCAGCTCCCGGTTGAACCTGGCGACGTTCGTCACCACGTGGATGGACCCCGAGGCCGAGAAGCTCATGGCCGAGACGTTCGACAAGAACATGATCGACAAGGACGAGTACCCGGCCACCGCCGCGATCGAAGCGCGCTGCGTGAGTATGGTCGCCGACCTGTTCCACGCCGAAGGGCTGAGCGACGAGGATGCGTCGGCCGCGTGCGGAGTCTCCACGATCGGATCCAGCGAGGCCGTGATGCTGGGCGGGCTGGCCATGAAATGGCGTTGGCGCGAGAAGGTGGGCAAGGACTGGAAGGGACGCACCCCCAACCTGGTGATGGGGTCCAACGTCCAGGTGGTGTGGGAGAAGTTCTGCCGGTACTTCGATGTCGAGCCGCGTTACCTGCCGATGGAGGAGGGGCGCTACGTCATCACCCCCGAGCAGGTTCTCGACGCGGTCGACGAGGACACCATCGGCGTCGTCGCGATCCTCGGCACCACCTACACCGGCGAGCTGGAGCCGATCGCGGAGATCTGCGCGGCGCTGGACCAGCTCGTACTGGACAAGGGCCTGGACATCCCCGTGCACGTCGACGCCGCCAGCGGCGGCTTCGTCGTCCCGTTCCTGCACCCCGACCTGGAATGGGATTTCCGCCTGCCGCGCGTGGTGTCGATCAACGTCAGCGGTCACAAGTACGGGCTGACCTACCCGGGTATCGGCTTCGTGGTGTGGCGCAGCAAGGAGTACCTGCCCGAGGACCTGGTATTTCGGGTCAACTACCTCGGCGGCGACATGCCCACGTTCACCCTCAACTTCTCGCGGCCCGGTAACCAGGTGGTCGGCCAGTACTACAACTTCCTGCGGTTGGGCCGGGCCGGATATACCCAGGTGATGCAGTGTCTGTCGCAGACGGCGCGCTGGCTGGGCGACGAACTGCGTGACAGTGAGCACTTCGAGCTGATCACCGACGGGTCGGCTATCCCGGTGGTCAGCTTCCGCCTCAAGGGCAATCCCGGATACACCGAATTCGACGTGTCCGAGGGACTGCGGTCGTTCGGCTGGCAGGTGCCCGCGTACACGATGCCCGAGGGGGCCACTGACGTCGTGGTGCTGCGGGTCGTGGTGCGCGAGGGATTCTCGGCCGATCTGGCCCGCGCGCTCAAGGAGGACACGATCACGGTGCTCGGGCGGCTGGACGCGCTCAAGCCGCGCGGAGCGTTCGACGACTTGCAACCGTTCGCGCACTAG
- the pdxR gene encoding MocR-like pyridoxine biosynthesis transcription factor PdxR — protein sequence MDQVAGADFLQLDPTTAPARGLTDWLADALRTAIADGRLASGTRFPSTRVLAAELAVSRGVVVEAYRRLADEGLVSGHAGGGTHVLTQPVRPSGVAPAPPPSVSRLPRPRLPVGEGIDLSPGVPDLSAFPRSTWLRAERAVLAETAPEDLGYGDPRGHPRLRAALAPWLGRTRGLRIDPDDILVVAGVAQAVALLAQQLRGEGLDTIAVEDPGSRGAVDELEYWGLRPVPVPVDEDGIRVDALAAGGAPTVFLTPAHQFPTGVVLGPQRRRELLEWDGELIIEDDYDAEYRYDRAPVPAMHPSAPDRIAYAGSTSKSLAPALRLGWLVAPAQRHPDLVAAKHATDLGSPTVPQLVLARLLESGEYDRHVRLVRARHRARRDALLDVLSVAMPAAKVSGVAAGLHLLVTLPETVDDVALADELRDAGVLVHPVSWHRRLPGAPGLVLGYASHPPDRLREAAARIVRIARK from the coding sequence ATGGACCAAGTCGCGGGCGCGGATTTTCTACAGCTCGACCCGACGACCGCGCCGGCACGCGGACTCACCGACTGGCTCGCCGATGCGCTACGCACCGCGATCGCCGACGGCAGGCTCGCCTCGGGCACCCGCTTTCCATCGACCCGGGTGCTGGCCGCAGAACTCGCGGTGTCACGCGGCGTGGTCGTCGAGGCCTATCGGCGCCTCGCCGACGAAGGTCTGGTCAGCGGGCATGCCGGTGGTGGCACCCACGTACTCACGCAGCCGGTCCGGCCTTCAGGCGTAGCCCCTGCTCCGCCGCCATCGGTGTCACGTCTGCCGCGTCCTCGACTGCCGGTCGGGGAGGGAATCGACCTCTCGCCGGGGGTGCCCGATCTGTCGGCGTTCCCGCGCAGTACCTGGTTGCGGGCGGAGCGTGCGGTGCTGGCCGAGACGGCGCCGGAAGACCTCGGCTACGGCGACCCCCGCGGCCACCCGAGGTTGCGGGCGGCGCTCGCGCCGTGGCTGGGCCGAACCCGCGGGCTGCGGATCGACCCCGACGACATCCTGGTGGTGGCCGGTGTCGCCCAGGCCGTTGCGTTACTCGCCCAGCAGTTGCGCGGCGAGGGCCTCGACACGATCGCCGTCGAGGATCCCGGCTCACGCGGAGCGGTCGACGAACTCGAGTACTGGGGCCTGCGCCCGGTCCCCGTCCCCGTCGACGAGGACGGCATCCGGGTGGACGCCCTTGCCGCCGGCGGTGCGCCCACCGTGTTCCTCACCCCGGCGCACCAGTTCCCGACCGGCGTGGTGCTCGGCCCACAGCGCCGCCGCGAGCTGCTCGAGTGGGACGGCGAGCTGATCATCGAAGACGACTACGACGCCGAATACCGCTACGACCGGGCGCCCGTCCCGGCCATGCACCCGTCGGCGCCCGATCGCATCGCCTATGCCGGCAGCACCTCGAAGAGCCTGGCGCCCGCACTGCGGCTGGGCTGGCTGGTCGCGCCCGCGCAGCGCCATCCGGACCTGGTCGCGGCCAAGCATGCCACTGACCTCGGCAGCCCGACCGTGCCGCAGCTGGTGCTCGCCCGGCTACTGGAATCCGGAGAGTACGACCGGCATGTCCGGCTGGTCCGGGCGCGGCACCGGGCCCGGCGCGACGCATTGCTGGACGTGTTGTCGGTGGCAATGCCTGCCGCGAAGGTGAGCGGTGTGGCCGCCGGTCTGCACCTGCTCGTCACGCTGCCCGAGACCGTCGACGACGTCGCACTCGCCGACGAACTGCGTGACGCAGGCGTCCTCGTACATCCGGTGTCGTGGCACCGCCGACTGCCCGGAGCGCCCGGTCTGGTGCTCGGGTATGCATCGCATCCGCCGGACCGGTTACGCGAGGCCGCAGCCAGGATCGTGCGGATCGCGCGAAAGTGA
- a CDS encoding MSMEG_1061 family FMN-dependent PPOX-type flavoprotein, protein MKTTGTAADSYSPVSMERIREIVGHPERFIAEKKEPKLGEFSARFIAHSPFFCMATVGADGQLDTSPRGDPPGSVRILDPSTLAIPDRPGNKLADSHENITKHPAVGLVFFVPGLREVIRVNGDAFVTDDPELLEMLSADGKPAVLATIVRIREVFGQCGKAVIRAKLWEGDSRGLADAVTLGGDFYTLSITESAAKMAEKLGDLAGSLHAVIDDHYKNELY, encoded by the coding sequence ATGAAAACGACAGGCACAGCGGCAGACTCGTACTCCCCCGTCTCGATGGAGCGGATCAGGGAGATTGTCGGGCACCCCGAACGGTTCATCGCGGAGAAGAAGGAACCGAAACTCGGTGAGTTCTCGGCGCGGTTCATCGCGCACAGCCCGTTCTTCTGCATGGCCACGGTGGGCGCCGATGGCCAGTTGGACACCAGCCCGCGAGGCGACCCACCGGGATCGGTCCGGATCCTCGATCCGTCGACGCTCGCCATCCCCGACCGGCCGGGCAACAAGCTCGCCGACTCTCACGAGAACATCACCAAGCACCCCGCGGTCGGGTTGGTCTTCTTCGTGCCCGGCCTCCGCGAGGTCATCCGGGTCAACGGCGACGCGTTCGTCACCGACGACCCCGAATTGCTCGAGATGCTCAGCGCCGACGGCAAGCCCGCGGTATTGGCCACCATCGTGCGCATCCGCGAAGTGTTCGGGCAGTGCGGCAAGGCGGTGATCCGGGCCAAGCTCTGGGAGGGCGACAGCCGAGGGCTGGCCGACGCCGTGACGTTGGGCGGGGACTTCTACACCCTCTCGATCACCGAGAGCGCGGCGAAGATGGCCGAGAAACTCGGCGACCTGGCCGGCTCACTTCATGCGGTGATCGACGATCACTACAAGAACGAGCTGTACTGA
- a CDS encoding TetR/AcrR family transcriptional regulator C-terminal domain-containing protein: protein MSTASTGRDRVALANLSVDRVVGEALALVNEGGLESLTMRRLADRLRAHLPTIYRLVDGKDALIDEMAETILAKALENAGTADAEWVHRAKSLAAALRSALLAQRDGARIVGGNYAAKRANLTFVDTLVGSIQAGGLAREHALWAASSLFCYVLGEVLEQQGAAGGETETLEGVVRAGDYPHLASSPVEQLLDFDARFEFGLNLLMSGMCSGEGRA from the coding sequence GTGTCAACTGCCTCGACTGGCCGCGATCGCGTGGCGCTGGCCAACCTGTCGGTGGACCGCGTGGTCGGAGAAGCCCTGGCGCTGGTCAACGAGGGCGGTCTGGAATCACTGACGATGCGCCGGCTGGCCGACCGGCTGCGGGCCCACCTCCCGACGATCTACCGACTGGTCGACGGCAAGGACGCGCTTATCGACGAGATGGCCGAGACGATTTTGGCGAAGGCGCTTGAAAACGCCGGCACTGCCGACGCGGAGTGGGTGCATCGTGCCAAAAGCCTTGCCGCGGCCCTGCGTTCAGCGCTCCTGGCGCAGCGCGACGGAGCCCGTATCGTCGGCGGCAACTACGCCGCCAAGCGGGCGAATCTGACCTTCGTCGACACGCTCGTCGGCAGCATCCAGGCCGGCGGTCTGGCCCGCGAACACGCCTTGTGGGCTGCCAGCTCCCTTTTCTGTTACGTCCTCGGTGAAGTCCTGGAGCAGCAGGGCGCGGCTGGGGGAGAGACCGAGACGCTCGAAGGTGTGGTGCGCGCCGGGGACTATCCGCACCTCGCGTCCAGCCCCGTCGAGCAGTTGCTCGACTTCGACGCGCGGTTCGAGTTCGGGTTGAACCTGCTCATGTCGGGCATGTGTTCCGGCGAAGGCCGCGCCTGA
- a CDS encoding NAD(P)H-hydrate dehydratase — translation MRYYYSADAIRAAEAPLLASLPDGVLMGRAAYGLATAIATELKLRTGGVAGRRICAVVGSGDNGGDALWAATYLRRRGAAADAVLLNPEKTHAKALAAFRRAGGRVVSGISAATDLVIDGVVGISGRGPLRPDAAAVFGANTAPVIAVDIPSGLDVQTGAADGPHVRAALTVTFGGLKPVHALGECGRVELVDIGLELAPADLAGFEVADVRARWPIPGPHDDKYTQGVTGVVSGSATYPGAAVLSTGAAVAATSGMVRYAGSAGPQVLSHWPEVIAAPSPQEAGRVQAWVVGPGMGTDDTAKSALRFALESDLPVIVDADGLTLLAADLGLLTGRSAPTVLTPHAGEFERLAGDPPGADRVAATRGLADRLGVTVLLKGNVTVIAEPGHTTYLNPAGQSWGATAGSGDVLSGIIGALLAAGLPPGEAAAAAAFVHARAANLSAADPGPSPAPTSASRILAHVRAAIAAL, via the coding sequence ATGCGGTACTACTACTCGGCCGATGCGATCCGTGCGGCCGAGGCGCCCCTGCTGGCATCGCTGCCCGACGGCGTGCTGATGGGCCGCGCAGCGTACGGGCTCGCGACGGCGATCGCCACCGAACTGAAGCTGCGCACCGGTGGTGTCGCCGGCCGGCGGATCTGCGCGGTGGTGGGTTCGGGCGACAACGGCGGTGACGCGCTGTGGGCGGCGACGTACCTGCGCCGCCGCGGAGCCGCCGCCGATGCGGTGCTGCTCAACCCCGAGAAGACTCACGCCAAAGCCCTGGCCGCGTTCCGCCGGGCCGGCGGCCGCGTGGTGTCCGGCATCTCCGCGGCAACCGATCTGGTGATCGACGGAGTGGTCGGCATCTCCGGACGCGGCCCGCTGCGTCCCGACGCCGCGGCGGTATTCGGGGCCAACACCGCACCCGTGATCGCCGTCGACATCCCCAGCGGCCTCGACGTGCAGACCGGAGCCGCCGACGGCCCGCATGTGCGCGCCGCCCTGACCGTCACGTTCGGCGGCCTCAAACCTGTTCATGCCCTGGGTGAATGCGGCCGCGTCGAGCTCGTCGACATCGGTCTGGAGTTGGCGCCCGCCGACCTGGCCGGGTTCGAGGTGGCCGATGTCCGTGCCCGCTGGCCGATCCCGGGACCGCACGATGACAAGTACACCCAAGGGGTGACGGGTGTGGTGTCCGGCTCGGCAACTTATCCCGGTGCGGCCGTGTTGAGCACCGGCGCCGCCGTGGCAGCGACCTCCGGCATGGTCCGCTATGCGGGAAGCGCTGGACCGCAGGTGCTTTCACACTGGCCCGAGGTGATCGCCGCGCCCAGCCCGCAGGAAGCGGGCCGGGTCCAGGCCTGGGTGGTCGGCCCCGGGATGGGCACCGACGACACTGCGAAGTCCGCGCTGCGGTTCGCACTCGAATCCGATCTTCCGGTGATCGTCGACGCCGACGGCCTCACACTGCTGGCCGCCGATCTCGGCCTGCTCACCGGCCGCAGCGCGCCAACCGTGCTCACCCCGCATGCCGGCGAATTCGAGCGACTGGCCGGAGATCCGCCCGGCGCCGACCGCGTCGCGGCCACCCGCGGCCTCGCCGACCGCCTCGGCGTCACCGTGCTGCTCAAAGGCAACGTCACCGTCATCGCCGAGCCCGGGCACACCACCTATCTCAACCCCGCGGGCCAATCATGGGGTGCCACAGCCGGATCCGGCGATGTGCTGTCCGGCATCATCGGGGCCCTGCTGGCCGCCGGACTGCCCCCAGGTGAGGCCGCCGCCGCGGCAGCTTTCGTCCATGCCCGTGCCGCCAACCTGTCGGCGGCCGATCCCGGTCCCAGTCCGGCGCCCACCTCGGCGTCCCGCATCCTCGCCCATGTCCGCGCCGCGATCGCCGCGCTGTAG
- a CDS encoding DMT family transporter yields the protein MSSPAHAGLSGALGMTFVGGSVAVSGALADAPLHTAQALRYAIACALLLAWVRFTGQSLRLPRGTEWLWLLSVTGSGLVLFNIALVYGSQHAEPAVLAVAVACVPLALATMGPLLEGHRPRSRVLAAAVVVSIGAVVVEGMGRADAIGLFWAAVVFACEAGFTLLAVPVLGSHGPAGVSVHTTWMAAAMFGVLALTTEGWRAASSFDTGEILAIGYLAIGVTAVAFALWYTCVRTLGAGRAGLLTGVAPVAAAAIGVPVTGTWPAAAVWAGIGLIACGLALGLSDPGGTGQARPSPEHMPDMSRFNPNSNRASKSSNCSTGLDARCG from the coding sequence ATGTCCAGCCCCGCCCACGCCGGTTTGTCCGGCGCACTCGGCATGACGTTCGTCGGCGGCAGCGTGGCCGTCTCGGGCGCGCTCGCTGATGCACCGCTGCACACCGCGCAGGCGTTGCGCTACGCGATTGCGTGCGCACTGTTGCTCGCCTGGGTCCGATTCACCGGCCAATCGCTGCGCCTTCCCCGAGGTACCGAATGGCTGTGGCTGCTGAGTGTCACCGGCAGCGGCCTGGTGCTGTTCAACATCGCCCTCGTATACGGATCGCAGCATGCCGAACCCGCGGTACTGGCGGTCGCGGTGGCTTGTGTGCCTTTGGCTCTGGCCACAATGGGGCCACTGCTGGAAGGCCACCGGCCGCGGAGCCGGGTATTGGCCGCGGCGGTCGTGGTCAGCATCGGCGCCGTGGTCGTCGAAGGAATGGGACGGGCGGACGCGATCGGATTGTTCTGGGCCGCGGTGGTATTCGCCTGCGAGGCAGGCTTTACGCTACTGGCGGTGCCGGTGCTCGGTTCGCACGGTCCCGCGGGGGTATCGGTGCACACCACCTGGATGGCCGCCGCGATGTTCGGCGTGCTCGCGCTGACCACCGAAGGATGGAGAGCGGCAAGCAGTTTCGACACGGGCGAGATCCTGGCCATCGGCTATCTGGCTATCGGCGTGACGGCGGTCGCGTTCGCCCTCTGGTACACCTGCGTGCGCACGCTGGGCGCTGGACGGGCCGGGCTGCTGACCGGGGTGGCGCCGGTCGCCGCCGCGGCGATCGGTGTGCCCGTCACGGGAACCTGGCCCGCAGCAGCCGTGTGGGCCGGCATCGGCCTGATCGCGTGCGGGCTGGCACTGGGCCTGAGCGACCCCGGTGGCACCGGTCAGGCGCGGCCTTCGCCGGAACACATGCCCGACATGAGCAGGTTCAACCCGAACTCGAACCGCGCGTCGAAGTCGAGCAACTGCTCGACGGGGCTGGACGCGAGGTGCGGATAG
- a CDS encoding PTS mannitol transporter subunit IICBA, translated as MSTVEAPRTGVRVHVQKLGTSLSNMVMPNIGAFIAWGLITALFIEQGWLQAIFAGLRDPDGWVARIGGWGSYDGAGIVGPMITYLLPVLIGYTGGRMIHGNRGAVVGAIATMGVVAGADVPMFMGAMIMGPLGGWAMKKADALWEGKIRPGFEMLVDNFSAGILGMLLAIFGFFGIGPIVSSFTRAAGNAVDFLVNNDLLPLTSLLIEPAKVLFLNNAINHGVLTPLGTTQALETGKSILFLLETNPGPGLGVLLAFMVFGRGAARASAPGAAIIQFFGGIHEIYFPYVLMKPKLIAATILGGMTGVFINVLFGSGLRAPAAPGSIIAIYAQTAGGSFLGVTLSVLGATTVSFAVASLLLKTDRADDEPDLAAATAEMEALKGKKSSVASTLVAAHRSPVTSIVFACDAGMGSSAMGASVLRKKIRSAGFADIAVTNQSIANLTDTYDLVVTHRDLTDRARLKTASAAHVSVEDFMSSPRYDEIVEMLRTTNSSGDEHSRQDQKDEKQPESAADDVLPLESIVLAGSATSADAAIDEAGALLVAAHAVDPAYVEAMHEREKSVSTYMGNGLAIPHGTNEAKTAIRRTGISFVRYPEPIDWNGKPAEFVVGIAGLGNDHMALLTKIAHVFLDKDEVARLRAATSADDVRAVLTDSK; from the coding sequence ATGTCCACTGTCGAAGCGCCACGCACCGGAGTTCGGGTGCACGTGCAGAAGCTGGGCACTTCGCTGTCGAACATGGTGATGCCGAACATCGGCGCCTTCATCGCCTGGGGCCTGATCACCGCCCTGTTCATCGAGCAGGGCTGGTTGCAGGCCATCTTCGCCGGGCTCAGAGACCCCGACGGGTGGGTGGCCAGAATCGGCGGCTGGGGCAGCTACGACGGCGCGGGCATCGTCGGCCCGATGATCACCTACCTGCTGCCCGTCCTGATCGGGTACACCGGCGGCCGGATGATCCACGGCAACCGCGGTGCCGTCGTCGGCGCGATCGCCACGATGGGGGTGGTCGCCGGCGCCGACGTCCCGATGTTCATGGGCGCCATGATCATGGGGCCGCTGGGCGGATGGGCGATGAAGAAGGCCGACGCGCTCTGGGAGGGCAAGATCCGGCCCGGTTTCGAGATGCTGGTCGACAACTTCTCCGCGGGCATCCTGGGCATGCTGCTGGCCATCTTCGGCTTCTTCGGTATCGGACCGATCGTGTCGTCGTTCACCCGCGCCGCCGGCAACGCTGTGGACTTTTTGGTCAACAACGATCTGCTGCCGCTGACCTCATTGCTCATCGAACCGGCGAAGGTGCTGTTCCTCAACAACGCCATCAACCACGGCGTGCTGACCCCGCTGGGTACCACCCAGGCCCTGGAGACCGGCAAGTCGATCCTGTTCCTCCTTGAGACCAATCCCGGCCCCGGCCTCGGAGTCTTGTTGGCGTTCATGGTCTTCGGCCGCGGCGCCGCCCGCGCCTCGGCACCGGGCGCCGCGATCATCCAGTTCTTCGGCGGCATCCACGAGATCTACTTCCCGTACGTGCTGATGAAGCCCAAGCTGATCGCCGCCACCATCCTCGGAGGCATGACCGGCGTCTTCATCAACGTGCTGTTCGGGTCCGGACTGCGCGCCCCCGCCGCGCCCGGTTCGATCATCGCGATCTACGCGCAGACCGCCGGCGGCAGCTTCCTCGGTGTGACGTTGTCCGTGCTCGGGGCCACCACCGTCTCGTTCGCCGTCGCCTCACTGCTGCTCAAAACCGACCGTGCCGACGACGAGCCCGACCTGGCCGCGGCCACCGCCGAGATGGAGGCACTCAAGGGCAAGAAGTCGAGCGTGGCTTCCACCCTGGTCGCTGCGCACAGGAGCCCGGTGACCAGCATCGTGTTCGCCTGTGATGCCGGCATGGGGTCCTCCGCGATGGGTGCGTCGGTGCTGCGCAAGAAGATCCGTTCCGCAGGATTCGCCGACATCGCGGTGACCAACCAGTCGATCGCGAATCTCACCGACACCTACGACCTGGTGGTGACCCACCGCGATCTGACCGACCGGGCCCGCCTGAAAACCGCTTCGGCCGCGCATGTCTCGGTCGAGGATTTCATGAGTTCACCGCGCTACGACGAGATCGTCGAGATGCTGCGGACCACGAACTCCTCTGGAGATGAGCACTCGCGCCAAGACCAGAAAGACGAGAAGCAGCCCGAGAGCGCTGCGGACGACGTTCTGCCGCTGGAATCGATCGTGCTGGCCGGCAGCGCCACGTCGGCGGATGCCGCCATCGACGAGGCCGGCGCCCTGCTGGTCGCAGCCCACGCCGTCGACCCGGCCTACGTGGAAGCCATGCACGAGCGTGAGAAGTCGGTGTCGACCTACATGGGCAACGGTCTGGCCATCCCGCACGGCACCAACGAGGCCAAGACCGCGATCCGCCGTACCGGGATCTCCTTCGTGCGCTACCCCGAACCCATCGACTGGAACGGCAAACCCGCCGAGTTCGTCGTCGGCATCGCCGGACTGGGCAACGACCACATGGCACTGCTGACCAAGATCGCGCACGTCTTCCTCGACAAGGACGAGGTGGCCCGGCTGCGGGCGGCGACCAGCGCCGACGACGTGCGCGCAGTGCTCACCGACAGCAAATAA